In Silene latifolia isolate original U9 population chromosome X, ASM4854445v1, whole genome shotgun sequence, the following proteins share a genomic window:
- the LOC141620112 gene encoding protein FAR1-RELATED SEQUENCE 6-like, translated as MLEERDKLQKAFNFTVKKREEWKSMYRLQSKSHRNTKVSWETFGENSIDYKPLFETTLDFKKRNDAFNWANKVAFENGFALVKTNNGAKNRKKNGLLASYFRCKRHGLPPLTDDPEKPRRSQKCSCKFRIRAVQNFVSKNDQVTIVRNIVTPEGGGLHNHNVAVYKDGDRNFAGLDAEEKAYVRQQTMAGVQPRDIKNALHLKTPEKPQLSSTQLYNETRKIRQEVRGEINTAQQMLALAVEAKYVHWHEINSPKKEITHIFMAHPDSVKLFRAYPYVVIMDSTYKTNMYNNPLIEMVSVTPTGSSFLIACSMIPTESEECYKWLLKKLGDILDVTGASPSVFVTDRELGLINALKAVFPKVDHLLCRWHVNKAINAKALEFYHTESIKAFIITNPEDCWNNVINALTEQVFQQAWASFSHKWGRMATYIGKAWGEHAGKFILCYTNEAFYLGNIATSRVESAHYLLKAWLKSSHLTLDTMWSCVHGMLEGQYSKIKKELEDSMSKPRITSRTFSILQGNVSTIAIELMEKELLRGLGLGIEVEDQCGLVLRTAHGLPCACKLVSLMKRGRRIHLEDVHIFWKTMVYDSPQQMPKNDGDLFEELVDGVRNSDPVYRRVVIDLLRDFSHPEDQEILPPPINEHPKGRPRGAPGAPLGRNFTIGLISSWAKRWGVLEVLWGHFDGWVDVGDDGHCGFWILSHGQQGQETDYIIMREWCAREMRSDDIYKQMFGIYPSATTDLTGFELALQRVEFFAPISCGPGYWMCGDNLLVFATFFNWTICVIGHSRGADGENVWDGICNTIMPLKTPIVGIQPYDIMWIVLHHNHWMRLHSRGPAESLPMPPSHPAWLTYLDASVSHLDMLYQ; from the exons GTTTCGTGGGAGACTTTTGGCGAGAATTCAATTGATTACAAGCCGTTGTTCGAGACTACTTTAGATTTCAAAAAGCGTAACGATGCTTTCAATTGGGCTAATAAAGTTGCGTTCGAGAATGGGTTTGCtttggttaaaacaaataacggAGCTAAAAACAGAAAAAAGAACGGGTTGTTGGCAAGTTATTTTCGATGTAAAAGACATGGGTTACCCCCGCTAACGGATGATCCCGAAAAGCCAAGGAGGTCGCAGAAGTGTTCATGCAAGTTCCGTATTCGTGCCGTTCAAAATTTCGTGTCTAAAAATGATCAAGTGACGATAGTTCGGAACATTGTAACCCCCGAGGGTGGTGGACTACACAACCACAATGTAGCAGTTTATAAGGACGGGGATCGAAACTTTGCGGGATTGGACGCGGAAGAGAAGGCATATGTTAGGCAACAAACTATGGCTGGGGTTCAACCGAGGGATATTAAAAATGCTCTTCATTTGAAAACCCCAGAAAAACCTCAACTGTCAAGCACCCAGCTATATAatgaaacaaggaaaattaggCAAGAAGTTAGGGGTGAAATAAACACCGCTCAACAAATGTTGGCTCTAGCGGTAGAAGCGAAATACGTCCATTGGCACGAGATTAATTCCCCGAAAAAAGAGATCACTCATATTTTCATGGCACATCCTGATTCCGTGAAGTTGTTCCGGGCTTATCCTTACGTGGTTATCATGGATTCGACGTATAAAACCAACATGTACAATAATCCACTCATTGAGATGGTTAGTGTCACACCCACCGGATCGTCCTTCTTAATTGCATGTTCGATGATTCCTACCGAGTCTGAGGAGTGTTACAAGTGGCTGTTGAAGAAGTTGGGTGACATTTTAGATGTCACGGGAGCGTCCCCTTCTGTTTTTGTCACCGACCGGGAATTGGGTTTGATCAATGCTCTTAAGGCAGTATTTCCCAAGGTTGATCATTTGTTGTGTCGATGGCACGTGAACAAAGCCATCAATGCTAAAGCTTTGGAATTCTACCATACTGAGAGTATAAAGGCATTTATCATCACAAATCCAGAAGACTGTTGGAATAACGTGATCAATGCACTTACCGAGCAAGTGTTTCAGCAAGCTTGGGCGTCTTTCAGTCATAAGTGGGGGCGTATGGCCACTTATATCGGGAAAGCTTGGGGTGAGCACGCAGGGAAGTTTATTTTATGCTATACAAACGAGGCCTTCTATCTTGGTAACATAGCAACTTCCCGTGTTGAGTCAGCACATTATCTATTGAAGGCTTGGTTGAAAAGCAGTCATCTCACACTTGATACCATGTGGTCCTGTGTCCACGGAATGCTAGAAGGTCAATACTCCAAGATTAAGAAAGAACTCGAAGATTCAATGAGTAAACCAAGGATAACATCCCGTACTTTCTCCATATTGCAAGGGAACGTGTCTACTATAGCCATAGAGTTAATGGAGAAAGAACTTTTGAGAGGCCTTGGTTTGGGTATCGAGGTAGAGGATCAATGTGGACTCGTGCTACGAACGGCTCATGGGTTACCTTGTGCATGCAAGTTGGTTTCATTGATGAAAAGAGGAAGGAGGATCCATCTTGAGGATGTTCATATCTTTTGGAAGACAATGGTGTATGATAGTCCTCAACAAATGCCGAAAAATGATGGTGATTTGTTTGAGGAATTAGTTGACGGTGTGAGAAACAGTGACCCGGTTTACCGAAGGGTAGTCATAGACTTGTTGCGTGACTTCTCCCACCCGGAAGACCAAGAGATTTTGCCACCCCCTATTAATGAGCATCCGAAAGGCCGTCCGAGAG GAGCTCCCGGTGCTCCTTTAGGAAGGAACTTTACCATTGGCCTTATTTCATCATGGGCCAAACGGTGGGGTGTTCTTGAGGTTCTTTGGGGCCACTTCGATGGTTGGGTGGATGTTGGAGATGACGGTCATTGTGGGTTCTGGATTTTATCTCACGGCCAGCAGGGCCAAGAGACAGATTATATAATTATGCGGGAATGGTGTGCGAGGGAGATGAGGAGCGACGATATATACAAACAAATGTTCGGAATTTATCCATCAGCGACCACCGATCTGACAGGGTTTGAGTTGGCACTTCAACGAGTTGAGTTTTTTGCTCCAATTAGTTGTGGTCCGGGTTACTGGATGTGTGGTGACAATTTGCTAGTGTTTGCAACATTTTTCAACTGGACGATATGTGTGATTGGTCATTCACGAGGGGCAGATGGGGAGAacgtttgggatggaatttgcaACACTATCATGCCTTTGAAGACCCCAATTGTAGGCATACAACCGTACGATATTATGTGGATTGTCCTACACCATAACCATTGGATGCGGTTGCATTCTAGAGGCCCCGCTGAGAGTCTGCCTATGCCGCCATCTCACCCCGCTTGGTTGACCTACCTAGATGCTAGTGTTTCTCACCTAGATATGTTGTACCAATAG